Proteins co-encoded in one Methanosarcinales archaeon genomic window:
- a CDS encoding PD-(D/E)XK nuclease family protein yields the protein MLRLYEIAKKARSGEEGAQNENLLTGIFVWVNERYPQFLLKIFEQSHYFGRIDEFNKLVSQFEKDDLQLDSIDSSLDGSAEFGRLDAVFKGKIFTLGLENKVVPIAKLKPNDLHNQIERYCQAMEKTELSSEWLILVITPDSESDAKKELGPFSKTFSDKVCWISWQKVWDISKDIIESPNISKDKKLVLGELKGGLELANLKLIKPKPNRCNTDKNPKNYRNKKPCSLINS from the coding sequence ATGTTGCGTCTATACGAAATTGCTAAGAAAGCTAGATCGGGGGAAGAAGGAGCACAAAACGAAAACCTTCTAACAGGAATTTTTGTATGGGTCAACGAAAGATATCCACAGTTTTTATTAAAAATATTTGAACAATCTCATTATTTTGGGCGGATAGATGAATTTAATAAGCTAGTCTCACAGTTCGAAAAAGATGATCTACAACTAGATAGTATAGATTCTTCTTTAGATGGATCGGCAGAATTCGGTCGATTAGATGCAGTTTTCAAGGGAAAGATCTTCACATTAGGGTTAGAAAATAAAGTTGTACCAATTGCGAAGCTAAAGCCAAACGATTTACATAACCAAATAGAAAGATATTGTCAAGCAATGGAGAAAACCGAGCTTTCTTCTGAATGGTTGATACTAGTAATCACTCCTGATTCCGAATCAGATGCAAAAAAAGAGCTAGGTCCTTTTAGTAAGACTTTTTCAGACAAGGTATGTTGGATTTCATGGCAAAAAGTATGGGATATATCAAAAGATATTATTGAATCGCCTAATATCAGCAAAGACAAAAAGTTGGTCTTAGGAGAACTTAAAGGAGGACTTGAATTGGCAAACTTAAAACTTATTAAACCGAAACCCAACCGATGCAACACCGATAAAAATCCGAAAAACTACCGAAACAAAAAACCATGTTCCTTAATAAATTCCTAA